In Heteronotia binoei isolate CCM8104 ecotype False Entrance Well chromosome 1, APGP_CSIRO_Hbin_v1, whole genome shotgun sequence, the genomic window AACTGACTGCATTCCAGCCACATGCTTCTTGTTGCTCAGCTGCCTCACAAGAAAATACCAGGACTGCCTTTGATCACCTTAACCTCCAACAAAATAACCACTTATTATGGCCATCAATAACAGGTTGCTTAATGCAGCAATGTGGCCGAGGTAATTTTGTTCTTAATTCAGTGAAGGTTTGCCAGGGAAAGACTACACAGAGGTTTAATGGAGGTAATTCAATAGGATGAGCACTCTGGGCTGTGAGCCATCACTATTAAACAGTTAAGTGGAATAACTGGCCCGCAATAACTTCCTGATAGGACTGCAGTAAATATTTGGGGTTGAGTTTTTCAATGGTCATTCCAAGGCTTGAAGCAGACCTTTTTCCTTTTTGCCGCTTTTATATCCTACAAATGGTACATTACAAAGGATTTTTGAATCTGAAATGGAAAGAGCGGACAAATCATTTTTCACCCTCCCTCATAACACATAATACTGCCAGTTAAttatgcattgtgtgtgtgtgaataaatCCTTCTCCCTGTAATAAACTACTGCCAGACAGCTGGATTTGCTGACCTAAAGTTTGAGTGTTATGAGGGAGGGTGAAAAATGATTTGTCCGCTCTTTccataacttgttcataaatgatttagagttgggagtgagcagtgaagtggccaagtttgcggatgacactaaattgttcagggtggtgagaaccagagaggattgtgaggaactccaaagggatctgttgaggctgggtgagtgggcatcaacgtggcagatgcggttcaatgtggccaagtgcaaagtaatgcacattggggccaagaatcccagctacaaatataagttgatggggtgtgaactggcagagactgaccgagagagatcttggggtcgtggtagataactcactgaaaatgtcaagacagtgtgcgtttgcaataaaaaaggccaacgccatgctgggaattattaggaagggaattgaaaacaaatcagccagtatcataatgcccctgtataaatcgatggtgcggtctcatttggagtactgtgtgcagttctggtcgccgcacctcaaaaaggatattatagcattggagaaagtccagagaagggcaactagaatgattaaagggctggagcactatccctatgaagaaaggttgaaacgcttgggactctttagcttggagaaatgtcgactgcagggtgacatgatagaggtttacaagataatgcatgggatggagaaagtagagaaagaagtccttttctccctttctcacaatacaagaactcgtgggcattccatgaaattgctgagcagacaggttaaaacggataaaaggaagtacttcttcacccaaagggtgattaacatgtggaattcactgccacaggaggtggtggcggccacaagtatagccaccttcaagaggggtttagataaaaatatggagcacaggtccatcggtggctattagccacagtgtgtgtgtatatataaaaaatttttgccactgtgtgacacagagtgttggactggatgggccgttggcctgatccaacatggcttctcttatgttcttagagagcCAGGAAGATGAGAGATCCTTGTATGGACTTTACAGGGTCCTTGTGCTGGAGTCAACTCACAAAATAAGCAGTAATCAGGTATGCAATACTCTAGCTTTGGATTTTCTGCACTGAACAGGTTTGGACTACATAGCCCAACTCTAGACACAGAAGTATTCATAATAACAGCTGAATAAGTGTCAACTGGTCCAGTGTATTGGGTTAGAAAGGTTAAATGGATACAAATTAGGAGGCCCAatgttaaaatcaataaatatacaacatgtatttattacaaattagTTTTAAAGTTATAGGTCCAAATATAGCCTCAATAAGAATTTCAAATTGTACAACACATGTTTCAGCCTGccggccttcttcagtggtcaagcataaATGTTCTACATAGGCTCAGTTATTGCAATACTAATGTTTATCAATACAGAACCAAGTGAAAATTATGTTCTGATAAATATCAGTAACTCAAGGCAAAGAGGTTCTATATAGGCCTCATATGACATTGCCTTGTGTCCAAATCAGGTACATATATCCGAAATGGTATCCCAGTTGTGTACCCTCCTATTTTGGTCCAGGAGATTCAGTTCCAAAAGCAATATGGAGCCAGTGTAATGGAatagtgcacatgcacacacatacacagaatcaaaacttgtattttaaaaaaagctttacaAGCATACATCGACCTCCTCCTTCTGGCACCTGATGGGTGCTTGGGCAGGGTAATTTCCTAACAAGCAAGTCCACCAAGGATATTATTGTCTACATTACCATTCTTTTGTCAACGGCTCTGACTCCTGCCGCCCTCATGCTGCTGACCAAGTGTACAAGATTGTCCCATTCACAGTAACCAGATCCCAAAATCACAACATAGGAGGGGGAAAGCAAGATTGCTTTCACAGAGAAGGGATAGAATGCCTAGACTTGGAGTAGACAACTACAATGCATACAAATGAACGTCACAATGAAGTCCAACTTCAGACAGGGCTGGGAAACTGGCATGATTGGTGGGAGTGCATCTCCTTCTGCGCCGTGCTTGGGGCAACAAAAAGAGTTGAGCCAGACCTGCCAGCAGGTAGAGAAATTCCTTTGCCAACTTATCCGACAGGCCTTATAGACACAACATGAAACAAGGATATGAGAACATTTTCTAGTAACCTGTTAATGTTATGAAGCAAAGAACAGCAGCTCCCTCTGAAGGCAGATTCTGCACACTATCAGAGGGTGGCAAATCGCCTATTTTCTTCCTTGAACCACAGAGAACAAGCTCTCAAGACAGTCAAAggtgaaaaagaaaataatttttattgtttgtttagCCACTGTTCAcccccttccttggaggcttaGTTATCTACATTGTGTGTGAAACTGAGCTCATAATTAACTCTTGAAAATCAAATCAACCCAAAACATCTTGATTACAAATGAAATGCCTTAGGCTTTTACTCCACACCAGACTATATGGTGCTTACCATTCTCTGAGCTCTGTAGTGTTCGTCTATTGCATATTGATATTTGGGTTGATCAAGTCCAAATAATGTAGCTAATTTCCCACCAAGAAATTCACAGgctggaaggagaaagaaagcaattagAGCCCCAAATTTTAAGTATAAAGAAGCACCTAACAGCAGGGAATCATCTGGGCCTTTTCATTGCTACAGCAAGTATAACAGGCACGGTATCCAGGCTGCTGGTTAACATGGACAGAGCggtagttgagaagcacctggctgcatTGAATGTGTACAAATCCCCTGGGTCAGATGTtatgcacccaagagtgctcaaagaacttccCAAAGAGCTTGCACAGCATTTGTCAgtcatcttccagacctcttggaggacaggagatCTGTCACAAGACTGGCAGTGGGCAGATAttatcccaattttcaaaaaagggaggaggaatgacccaggaaactagaggccagtcagtctgacctctgtcccagggaagatactggagcagattttaaagggatcaatctgtgagcacctaaaggacaacttggtgatctgggAAAGTTAACACAGATTTGTCCctaacaggtcctgccagaccaacctaaTTTCCTTTGATAGAGTGATGAGcttactggatcaagggaatagtgttgatgttgtttacctagatttcagtaaagcttttgacagggttccctatgatgttctgatgggtaaattaGAGAGCTGTGGACTGGACTCCAGGATAGTTAGGTGgacagggaactggttggagaaccacactcaaagagtagttgtcaatggcattacaTCTGAATGAAGGGAGGTGTCCAgcagggtgccacagggctcagttttgggccctgttcttttcaatatttttatcaattatctggatgagggtgtggaaagGCTactaattaaatttgcagatgacaccaaattgggagcagAAGTGAATACACTGGAAGACAGAGTTAAAATTCAACGAAATCtgaacatgctgggaaagtggatggaagtgaacaagatgcaatttaacaaggataagtgcctcTACATCTCAGAAATCtgaacatgctgggaaagtggatggaagtgaacaagatgcaatttaacaaggataagtgcctcTACATCTCagaaacaaaaatgagaaacacacatactgctggatgggggatacacttctgggtagcagtgtgtgtgaatgagatcttggggtacgggtggaccataagttaaatatgagcagccagtgcgatgcagtgacaaaaaaggcaaatgtcatcatggggtgtatcaacagaggcataacttccagatcgcaagatgtcatagttccgcTGTTCACTACATTTGGtctggccacacctggagtactgtgtgcagttctggaggcctcacttcaagaaggatgtgaacagaatggagcaggtacagaggagagtgacgacgatgatcaggggcctggaaaccaagccctatgaaaaaagtctgagggacttgggaatgttcagtctggaagaAGACtggccaggagagagatcttggggttgtggcagataactcgctgaaaatgtcgagacagtgtctAACTGCAAtaaacaacaagaacaacaacttttatttatatcccgccctccccgctggagcaggctcagggcggctaacaacataatttcatacattggtcatacaaatattgaataaaactacattgacagtttaattaaaattctgattaaaattctaaaattgataaaattaataaaatatactagtGCTATGATTACATTTACGTTTAcgatggcgagttctttagcagtttccctcttaatcagtgaaggccaatcggaagaggatagtcttgcaggccctgcggaactgttcaaggtcccatagggcccgcgtttcctctggaagttggttccataggcgtggagccatagtagagaaagctcggttgtGGGTGCTTCACctcttcacctctttcggcccgggaatgttcaacaggtttttcccggctgacctcagtgctctctggggttcatatggggagagacggtccctaaggtaggcaggtcctcggccatatagggctttaaaggtaataaccagcactttgtaacgaatccggtatacaactggcagccagtgcagttcgcgcagcccaggctgtatgtgcccccacattgggagccccaacagcaatctagccaccgcgttctgcactagctgcagcttccggattcggtacagaggcagccccatgtagagggcatgctatgcataaaaaaggccaatgctatgctgggaattattaggaagggaactgaaaacaaatcagccagtaccataatgtcctgtataaaacaatggtgcagcttcatttggagtactgtgtacaattctggtcactgcagctctaaaatgatattatagcattgggagaagtccagaaaacggcaactagaatgattaaagggttggaacactttccctatgaagaaaggttaaaatacttggggctcttcagcttggagaaatgtcaactgaggggtgacatgatagaggtttacaagattatgcatgggacagagaagatagagaaagaagtacttttctccctttctcacaatacaagaacttgtgggcactcaatgaaattgctgagcagtcgggttagaacagataaaaggaagtactttttcacccaaagggtgattaacaaatggaattcactgccacaggaggtggcagcggctgcaagcatagccagcttcaagaggggattggataagcatatggagcagaggtccatcagtggctattagccacagcatatcattgtaactctctgtctggggcaagtgatgctctgtattggtgcttgggaggggcaacagtgtaagggcttctagtgtcctggccccactgatggatctcctgatggcacctggattttttggccacagtgtgacacagagtgttggattggatgggcctttggcctgatccaacatggcttctcttatgttcttaggatactgagggggacatgattgctctctattaAGTATTTTAaggactgtcacttagaggaggacagggagctgttcctgttgacgGCAAAGGAGAGGACACAtaataatggttttaaattaaaggtgggaaggAAAAACCTTTTTACGGTAAGAGTCGTctgacagtggaatcagctacttaggaaagtggtgagctccccctcactggcaatcctTAAGGAGCAGCTGGATGAACGCTGGTCAGGGATactctaggttgatcctgcattaaagttggactagatggccagtatggccccttccaactctatgattctatgatactatCTGAGCAGAGCTCAAGTGAATTTCCAGCTCATTAACAGTCATATGGAGAAAAAACAGAGCTGGAGTGGGCTACCTTGTCCATATATGCCAAGGGATGCTGTTATGTACCTTCCTGTGCTTGGCTGATTTCTGAAGAGGGAAATCAACCTTTCAATttttggctggtggaggaggaagaaaacaaTTTCTCACCAGGAAAGAAGACTAAGCCAGTTTCCACTACCAAAGAACTCGGAGTATGTCTTCACTCCTTGCCAATTACATGCTAATTGTTCTTATCCTACCAAACTAGCCACTGCTGCAAAAGAGCCAAAACCATACACATACTTACTAAAAAAAGAAACTGCTGCAACTTGAAGTGCCCAAAATTGCAGGTAAGCACCCCAAGAGAGACTGGCCTATAAAAAAATGAGACAGAGTTCACAACTCAGAGAAACGCAGCCATAATAACAGCATATCAACAACAGGGAAACCAGATTTCTGTCTTGCAAAGAGAACAAGGCAGATCACAGGTATATATGACCTGTAATCAAATGGTGATTTCTGGTGAAATCTAATTTTTCAAATATACAGAAAAATTATagaaagataagaaacaaattttcccattaaaattaatatctcctttttcctgctttgTTGGGGTAGAGGCCTACTTTATCTATGAACAATGGCTATAGGGCACCTTGAGCCTTACAACAGGTGCAAAATGAACATTTTTCTACATGACCTGATTTAATAAAACATTGCAACACTACAGTGCCACTGTCTGGACATTCTCATGCCACTGTTGACCTCTAGACCAACAAGAGCTATCTTCAGAGGCTAGTTACTACTCCAAGCAATTATCCACAGGATGATAGTGTATTTTGCTACAtaaagggtgataacagatgggcggtTTGAGCTGCCCTGTGGACAGGAAGCATGCCGATCAAAAAAGCGcgtacacacatgcacatctgcctgctgtccccatTCCACACACAGCTTGTCTGGGGTCGGACTGAAGCTGCCTCAGAAAGCCACTAAATTCtgaggtgactctgaggcacttCCCCGGCCATCTGCATGGCCAGGAAACACCTGGGGAGTGGCCAAGAGGCACACAAGctctctggaagctcctccagagTGCATGCAGCCCGTCCCTGTTCCAGGGGTGGGTCATGTGCCATCTGGAGGTTCCCAGGCTTACTTCCAGGCCAGCTTGATGCCGCCCTGAGTCAGCCATCTGTTGCCAGACAAACTGACCTTTAATAACTGACCAGGCACCATAAAACCCAATCTCTTAAAGATACCTAGCCTTTGATTAGCAGCAGAGGCAGCTACACTggctgcacatgcacacacacacacgaagagcataaaatcatagagttggaagaaacgtccagggtcatctagtccaaccccctgcataatgcaggaaattcaaaaatacctccccctaccaCCCTGACACCCAGTGATCCATGCTCCATGACCAGAAGATGGcgaaaactccaggatcccttgccaaactggcctggagaaaaattgcagcaatcagcatttccctgggcgtgtaagaaagggccacaagaactaagcactgatgcaacccttcctgtcctctttctcatgatcttcCAAATTCACagtatcagcattgctgtcagatagccatctagcctctgtttaaaaacctccaaggaaggagagcccaacacctcctgaggaagcatgttccactgaggaactgctctgtcaggacaTTCTTCCTACTGTTTAGCCGAGAAcactttcgatttaatttcaacccactgcttCTGGCCTGACCTTCTGGGCACTGCTTttggaaggaggagaggaagagctgGCAGAACTCTGAAGGGACCTTGTATGGGTCAGCTGGCTCTTTTTTGCAGCCAGCTTCCTGGACCTGCTTCCCAATAGTTGGCTGGTAGTTCTTACACTAGGATCTCCTGCCCTCTTGCATTCTCCCTTCTGTCACAGAACTGGACTAGCAGGGATGGGGGGATGGTTGTTAAAGCTATAACAACAGTCATTTTAGGTGCTCATCAGAAGTGTCACTCACTCTCCAATCACACCACAAGTTCCCAAACACGCAGAATTAAATAGTGGTTATCCTTTTCCCACACTTCTCATGAAGGGGGCACATAATACATGTTCATTCCCTCTCACTGGTGAAGTAGCCCTTCTGCTATTTCTCACAGTGTCAAAGGGTTCATGGATGACCTCCtcttggtcttcctcttctgagcTGAATTCTTCCAGAGTTTCACCACTTGCAAAATATATGATCCTTTTTGGAGTCTTTTCTTTTGAACTTCTATTTCCATCCTGTTGGCTGCCACCTTTTTCTGCCTGTTCATTAAATAAAAAACATCAAGTGAGACACAGAAGGACGGGTCTACAAATGGATATTTCTGGAGAAAAACATCAAATAGAAGGACAGGTCTACAAATGGAGATTTCTGGAGAAAAACATCAAATGGAGAAAACCATCAAGTGAGACATAGGACGGGTCTACAAAT contains:
- the LOC132587225 gene encoding protein FAM177B-like, translated to MEDSQEILKAEKGGSQQDGNRSSKEKTPKRIIYFASGETLEEFSSEEEDQEEVIHEPFDTASLSWGAYLQFWALQVAAVSFFTCEFLGGKLATLFGLDQPKYQYAIDEHYRAQRMESESDEDGEDVLEMERAVPLDEKQHLEMQNIEYGSLCSKNISTFCQRNTFANVIECEEGRLADQKFNPVPGK